The following proteins come from a genomic window of Myroides odoratus DSM 2801:
- a CDS encoding carbonic anhydrase family protein has protein sequence MRLHNIDDQKSMTPQMALSFLKEGNKRFVENLKAHANLLEQVNETKESQFPFAIILSCIDSRTSAELIFDQGLGDVFSTRIAGNVLNEDIIGSMEFACKLAGSKLIMVLGHSHCGAITGACKDVKLGHLSNLLAKVDPAVEHVKKYYPDLDIKSKEGVDMVAFYNVEYTINHILTKSTVLCEMYEKGEIGIVGAFYKVETGEVDFVKEMFVE, from the coding sequence ATGAGACTACATAATATAGACGATCAAAAGTCAATGACTCCGCAAATGGCGCTGTCTTTTTTAAAAGAAGGAAACAAACGCTTTGTTGAAAATTTAAAAGCACATGCTAATTTACTGGAGCAAGTAAATGAAACTAAAGAGAGCCAATTTCCTTTCGCTATTATCCTAAGCTGTATCGATAGCCGTACTTCTGCTGAACTTATTTTCGACCAAGGATTGGGCGATGTATTTAGTACGCGTATCGCTGGAAATGTATTGAATGAAGATATTATCGGTTCGATGGAATTCGCTTGTAAATTAGCAGGTTCTAAATTGATTATGGTTTTGGGACATTCACACTGTGGTGCAATCACAGGAGCGTGTAAAGACGTAAAATTAGGCCATTTAAGCAACTTATTAGCTAAAGTAGATCCTGCCGTTGAACACGTAAAAAAATACTACCCTGATTTGGATATTAAGTCGAAAGAAGGGGTTGATATGGTTGCGTTTTACAATGTGGAATACACCATTAATCATATTTTGACTAAAAGTACGGTACTTTGTGAAATGTATGAAAAAGGAGAAATCGGTATTGTAGGTGCTTTTTACAAAGTGGAAACGGGAGAAGTAGATTTCGTCAAAGAAATGTTTGTTGAATAA
- a CDS encoding helix-turn-helix domain-containing protein, translating to MENFVNRLEFLLEHFELSASAFADKIGVQRSSLSHILSGRNKASLDFILKINDTFPELNLEWLIKGIGSFSGEKKQGDLGTPPVDLFSSTSKIEPSNTTLPSAPLEGKKEVLTPKPIPDFLTSADMEQIVVFYKDGTFTTYKPR from the coding sequence ATGGAGAATTTTGTAAACAGACTGGAATTTTTATTAGAGCATTTTGAGCTCTCTGCCTCTGCTTTTGCGGATAAAATAGGTGTTCAACGTTCAAGTTTATCTCATATTTTATCTGGAAGAAATAAGGCAAGTTTGGATTTTATTTTAAAAATAAACGACACTTTTCCAGAGCTAAATCTCGAGTGGTTGATTAAGGGAATTGGCTCTTTTTCTGGTGAAAAAAAACAAGGTGATTTAGGTACTCCTCCTGTCGATTTATTTTCTTCAACAAGTAAAATTGAGCCGTCAAACACTACACTTCCATCCGCTCCTTTGGAGGGTAAAAAAGAGGTCCTAACCCCCAAACCTATTCCTGATTTTTTGACTTCCGCAGACATGGAACAAATCGTTGTTTTTTATAAAGACGGAACTTTTACCACCTATAAGCCTAGATAA
- a CDS encoding ATP-dependent Clp protease ATP-binding subunit — translation MDENFSQEIKDVISFSKDEALRLGHDFIGTEHFLLALLRIEQGEASTILQNLEVDIDFLRHKVENLTPYSTTKTAVNEKGSLYLTKQAERALRLTYLEVKVFKNIEVTSAHLLLCILKNNEDPITQILNKMNVDYENVKKYYVEFLSEEKTESDSEDIFHSPKAETFEESGQNDSSSSKKSDTQSTPPNKKSKTPVLDNFGRDLTEMAIEGKLDPVVGREKEIERVSQILSRRKKNNPLLIGEPGVGKSAIAEGLALKIIQKKVSRVLFNKRVVTLDLASLVAGTKYRGQFEERMKAVMNELEKNTDIILFIDEIHTIVGAGGATGSLDASNMFKPALARGEIQCIGATTLDEFRQHIEKDGALERRFQKVLVEPTSVDETIIILNNIKDKYESHHNVSYTDAAIEACVKLTNRYMTDRFLPDKAIDALDEVGSRVHITNINVPQNILNLEQELEEVRENKNLMVQKQKYEEAANLRDKEKNIEKELEIAQEAWEKEVKDNRILITEDDVADVVSMMTGIPVNRIAEKEITKLANLPAIIKGKVIGQDEAVGKIAKAIQRNRAGLKDPNKPIGSFIFLGQTGVGKTQLAKVIAKELFDSEDALIRIDMSEYMEKFALSRLIGAPPGYVGYEEGGQLTEKIRRKPYSVILFDEIEKAHPDIFNMLLQVLDDGHLTDSLGRKVDFRNTIIVMTSNIGVRQLKDFGQGVGFGTQARKEQTDQHSKSVIESALKKAFAPEFLNRIDDIVVFNSLEKEHIHSIIDIELAKLFQRIDDLGYKLNLTDKAKNFIAEKGFDKQYGARPLKRAIQKYIEDPIAEEIVNAKLTVGDTITLDAPKDEKGEALLIKIKTKKPAN, via the coding sequence ATGGACGAAAATTTTTCACAAGAAATAAAAGATGTTATTTCCTTTAGTAAGGACGAGGCATTACGTCTAGGTCATGACTTTATTGGAACTGAGCACTTTTTGTTAGCCTTATTGAGAATTGAGCAAGGTGAAGCGTCAACGATTCTCCAAAATTTAGAAGTCGACATTGATTTTTTACGACATAAAGTTGAGAATTTAACACCTTATTCTACCACCAAGACAGCAGTAAACGAGAAAGGATCCCTATATCTTACCAAGCAAGCAGAAAGAGCTTTGCGCTTAACCTATTTAGAAGTTAAAGTATTCAAGAACATTGAAGTTACTTCTGCCCATTTGCTATTGTGTATTTTAAAGAACAACGAAGATCCTATTACTCAAATCCTCAACAAAATGAATGTGGATTATGAGAATGTAAAGAAATATTATGTAGAATTTCTTTCTGAAGAGAAGACAGAATCAGATAGTGAAGATATCTTCCACAGTCCCAAAGCGGAGACTTTTGAAGAATCAGGACAAAATGACAGTTCAAGTAGCAAAAAATCTGACACTCAATCTACTCCACCAAATAAAAAGAGTAAAACTCCGGTATTAGACAATTTTGGTAGAGATTTAACAGAGATGGCTATTGAAGGCAAATTAGATCCTGTTGTTGGGCGTGAGAAAGAAATTGAGCGCGTTTCACAGATTTTGAGCCGTAGAAAGAAAAACAACCCGTTATTAATTGGTGAGCCAGGCGTTGGTAAATCAGCTATTGCGGAGGGGTTAGCTCTAAAGATTATCCAGAAAAAAGTTTCTCGTGTTTTATTCAACAAACGCGTCGTAACGTTAGATTTAGCGAGCTTAGTAGCAGGAACGAAATACAGAGGACAATTCGAAGAGCGCATGAAAGCGGTCATGAATGAGCTAGAAAAAAATACGGACATCATTTTGTTCATTGATGAAATTCACACCATTGTTGGTGCGGGTGGAGCAACTGGATCATTAGATGCTTCGAATATGTTCAAGCCTGCTTTGGCGAGAGGGGAAATCCAATGTATTGGTGCCACAACGCTAGACGAATTCAGACAGCACATTGAAAAGGACGGAGCTTTAGAGCGTCGTTTCCAAAAAGTATTGGTAGAGCCTACTTCGGTAGATGAAACCATTATTATTTTGAACAACATTAAGGACAAATATGAGAGTCACCATAACGTTAGTTATACGGATGCAGCTATTGAGGCTTGTGTGAAATTGACTAATCGTTATATGACGGATCGATTCTTACCAGACAAGGCCATTGATGCTTTGGATGAAGTAGGATCTCGTGTGCACATCACCAATATTAATGTACCTCAAAACATACTCAACTTAGAACAAGAATTAGAAGAAGTTCGCGAGAACAAAAACCTAATGGTTCAAAAGCAGAAATATGAAGAAGCAGCCAATCTAAGGGATAAAGAGAAAAACATCGAAAAAGAACTTGAGATTGCGCAAGAAGCATGGGAAAAAGAGGTAAAAGACAATCGCATTCTCATCACAGAAGATGATGTTGCGGATGTTGTATCGATGATGACGGGAATTCCAGTGAATCGAATTGCTGAAAAAGAGATTACCAAATTAGCGAACCTACCGGCTATTATAAAAGGAAAAGTAATTGGACAAGACGAGGCAGTTGGAAAAATTGCCAAAGCTATTCAACGCAATCGCGCGGGGTTAAAAGACCCGAACAAACCGATTGGATCCTTTATCTTTTTAGGTCAAACCGGGGTTGGTAAAACGCAATTGGCCAAAGTTATTGCTAAAGAGCTTTTTGATTCTGAAGATGCCTTAATTCGCATCGATATGAGTGAATACATGGAGAAATTTGCTTTATCTCGTTTGATTGGAGCGCCTCCAGGATATGTTGGTTATGAAGAAGGAGGTCAATTAACAGAGAAAATCCGCAGAAAACCATACAGTGTTATTCTATTTGATGAAATTGAAAAAGCACACCCTGATATCTTCAATATGTTGTTACAAGTTTTAGATGATGGGCATTTAACGGATAGCTTAGGTCGTAAAGTCGATTTTAGAAATACGATTATTGTGATGACTTCCAACATTGGAGTTCGTCAATTGAAAGATTTTGGACAAGGCGTTGGGTTTGGTACACAAGCTCGTAAGGAGCAAACGGATCAACACAGTAAATCAGTGATTGAAAGTGCATTGAAAAAGGCCTTTGCTCCTGAATTCTTAAACAGAATTGATGATATTGTTGTTTTCAACTCGTTAGAGAAGGAACACATTCACTCTATTATTGACATTGAGTTGGCTAAATTATTCCAACGCATTGATGATTTAGGGTATAAATTGAACTTAACAGATAAAGCGAAGAATTTTATTGCGGAAAAAGGGTTTGATAAACAATATGGAGCGCGACCATTAAAACGAGCGATTCAGAAGTATATTGAAGATCCAATTGCCGAAGAAATTGTAAACGCCAAGCTCACTGTAGGAGATACCATTACATTGGATGCGCCTAAAGATGAAAAAGGAGAAGCTTTACTGATTAAAATAAAAACAAAAAAACCTGCTAATTAG
- a CDS encoding LETM1-related biofilm-associated protein, producing MNPSTTGWIKKYFAEQDKYAIFKATDTKTLAHEIRATGFSFGQINASGFPEIYTTFKYTQEEFAKICFLQLLEKIYFFKYPTHTTDEFISRLLDFYQLFVPHKTNFFTSLFEDKNTYARLEHLFAIKWKENFFSQSKSNNIVLNLLVLSIYLLTFETYLAGKIHPNLYHVYLEDLIQSILNRTQPQQHTEVLLSENPNDFAIDEIMEVQSSYLESSLLLDIVMCSSWNNEVKTLELPDFSVEPFSRLAFTTEQIEDSRLCFMLFLQQNDYNYFYLKSSNLFNNMINNSTNYVEFLVGRNKGRILKEIQKNKQLMQLLMDSTHRNLDIQEKKLIKKQTLEVIKTIPSLAIFLLPGGTILLPIILKFIPSLLPSSFNENLDSED from the coding sequence ATGAACCCATCAACAACTGGCTGGATAAAAAAATACTTCGCTGAACAAGATAAATACGCCATTTTCAAAGCTACTGATACCAAAACGTTAGCACATGAAATAAGAGCGACTGGTTTTAGTTTTGGTCAAATCAATGCTAGTGGATTTCCTGAGATTTACACTACATTTAAGTATACCCAAGAGGAATTTGCTAAAATCTGCTTCTTACAGCTATTAGAAAAGATTTACTTCTTTAAGTATCCGACGCATACCACCGATGAATTCATCAGTCGATTGCTTGATTTTTACCAGTTATTTGTACCACATAAGACCAATTTCTTCACGAGTTTATTTGAAGATAAAAACACCTATGCTCGTTTAGAACACCTCTTTGCCATTAAGTGGAAAGAAAACTTCTTTTCACAGTCTAAGAGCAATAATATTGTGTTGAATTTACTTGTTCTGTCTATTTATCTCTTGACTTTTGAGACGTACTTAGCTGGGAAAATTCACCCGAATCTATACCATGTTTACTTGGAAGATTTGATTCAATCCATCTTGAATCGCACCCAACCGCAACAGCACACGGAAGTTCTTTTATCCGAAAATCCGAATGACTTTGCCATTGATGAGATTATGGAAGTGCAATCTTCTTATTTGGAATCGAGTTTACTCTTGGATATTGTGATGTGTAGTTCTTGGAATAATGAAGTAAAGACATTGGAATTACCTGATTTTTCTGTGGAGCCATTCAGTAGATTAGCCTTTACTACAGAACAAATCGAGGATAGTCGTTTGTGTTTTATGCTTTTCTTACAGCAAAATGATTACAACTACTTCTATTTAAAATCATCGAATTTATTCAACAATATGATTAATAATTCGACCAATTATGTCGAGTTTTTAGTTGGACGCAATAAGGGAAGAATTCTAAAGGAAATTCAGAAAAACAAGCAATTGATGCAGTTATTGATGGATTCAACCCATCGAAATTTAGATATACAAGAAAAGAAATTGATTAAGAAACAAACCTTAGAGGTGATTAAAACAATTCCTTCTCTTGCTATATTTTTATTACCAGGTGGTACGATATTACTCCCTATAATTTTAAAATTTATCCCTTCACTCCTGCCCTCCTCATTCAATGAGAATTTGGATTCAGAGGATTAA
- the can gene encoding carbonate dehydratase, with protein MKHNEFYKKILENNKAWVEEKLAINPEYFKRLCHRQTPPVLWIGCSDSRVPANEIIGAEPGDVFVHRNIANMVIHSDMNMLSVLDYAVNILKVTNIIVCGHYGCGGVEAAMKNESYGLIDNWIRHIKTVYRLHNVELDGIEDTTERFNRFVELNVQEQVYDLAKTSIVQGAWARNQDLSIHGWVYGLNSGYVTDLEVNVTNNQDLDEVYQLRFKKI; from the coding sequence TTGAAACACAACGAATTTTACAAAAAAATATTAGAGAATAACAAAGCTTGGGTAGAAGAAAAACTAGCCATAAATCCAGAATATTTTAAGCGCCTTTGCCATAGACAAACACCACCCGTGTTATGGATTGGTTGTTCGGATAGCCGGGTACCAGCAAACGAAATTATTGGGGCGGAACCGGGGGATGTATTTGTACACCGTAATATCGCTAATATGGTTATCCACTCGGACATGAATATGTTGAGCGTGCTAGATTACGCGGTGAATATCCTAAAAGTAACCAACATCATTGTATGTGGACATTATGGATGTGGTGGAGTAGAAGCTGCAATGAAAAATGAATCTTACGGATTGATTGACAACTGGATCAGACACATCAAAACTGTTTACCGCTTGCACAATGTGGAATTAGATGGTATTGAAGATACCACGGAGCGATTCAACCGATTTGTAGAATTAAACGTGCAAGAACAAGTGTACGATTTAGCAAAAACATCAATCGTACAAGGGGCTTGGGCAAGAAACCAAGACTTGAGCATTCACGGATGGGTTTACGGACTAAATTCGGGCTATGTGACCGATTTAGAAGTAAACGTAACCAATAATCAAGATCTTGACGAAGTTTATCAACTTCGTTTCAAAAAAATTTAA
- the metK gene encoding methionine adenosyltransferase produces MAYYFTSESVSEGHPDKIADQISDALIDNFLAFDLESKVACETLVTTGQVILAGEVKSKTYLDVQQIARDVINKIGYTKSEYMFDGNSCGILSAIHEQSAEISQGVERTNKEDQGAGDQGMMFGYASTETEDYMPLALDLSHKLLQELAVIRRENKEVTYLRPDAKSQVTLEYNDDNKPVRIVTIVLSTQHDDFIQAENATPEAKAKAETAMQAQIKKDIIAVLIPRVLAKYPQYQYLFESKEEIEFLINPTGVFIIGGPHGDTGLTGRKIIVDTYGGKGAHGGGAFSGKDPSKVDRSAAYATRHIAKNLVAAGVAEEVLVQVSYAIGIAKPTGIYVNTYGTSKVNLTDGEIAKKVSELFDLRPYFIETTLKLRNPIYSETAAYGHMGRKPQIVTKTFTRPGGETKQVEVELFTWEKLDRVEDIKQAFQL; encoded by the coding sequence ATGGCTTATTACTTCACATCGGAATCTGTAAGTGAAGGACATCCTGATAAAATTGCAGATCAAATTTCAGATGCTTTAATCGACAATTTCTTGGCTTTTGATTTAGAATCAAAAGTAGCATGTGAGACTTTAGTTACTACTGGGCAGGTCATTCTTGCTGGGGAAGTAAAATCAAAAACCTATTTAGATGTACAACAAATTGCTCGCGATGTAATCAACAAGATTGGTTATACGAAGAGTGAGTATATGTTTGATGGCAATTCATGTGGTATTTTATCGGCGATTCACGAACAATCGGCAGAGATTAGCCAAGGTGTTGAGCGTACAAACAAAGAAGATCAAGGAGCAGGAGACCAAGGAATGATGTTTGGTTATGCATCTACGGAGACTGAAGACTATATGCCTTTAGCTTTGGATTTATCACATAAATTATTGCAAGAACTTGCTGTAATCCGCAGAGAGAATAAAGAAGTGACTTACCTTCGTCCAGATGCAAAAAGTCAGGTTACTTTAGAGTACAATGACGACAACAAACCAGTTCGCATTGTAACGATTGTACTGTCTACGCAACACGATGACTTTATTCAGGCGGAAAATGCAACTCCTGAGGCAAAAGCGAAAGCTGAAACAGCGATGCAAGCTCAAATTAAGAAAGACATCATTGCGGTATTAATTCCACGTGTATTAGCTAAATATCCACAGTACCAATACTTGTTTGAATCAAAAGAAGAAATTGAGTTCTTGATCAACCCTACAGGTGTTTTCATTATTGGAGGACCTCATGGAGATACTGGATTAACAGGTAGAAAAATTATCGTTGATACGTATGGAGGAAAAGGAGCACACGGTGGAGGCGCTTTCTCAGGAAAAGACCCGAGTAAAGTAGACCGCAGTGCAGCTTATGCTACGCGTCACATCGCGAAAAACCTTGTTGCAGCTGGTGTTGCAGAAGAAGTTTTAGTACAAGTTTCTTATGCTATTGGTATTGCAAAACCAACAGGGATTTACGTAAATACGTATGGTACATCTAAAGTAAATCTAACAGATGGTGAGATTGCGAAAAAAGTAAGTGAGCTATTTGATTTACGTCCTTACTTTATTGAAACAACGTTAAAGTTGCGTAATCCTATCTACAGTGAAACAGCGGCTTATGGACATATGGGACGCAAACCACAGATAGTAACTAAAACATTTACTAGACCTGGTGGCGAAACCAAACAAGTAGAAGTTGAATTGTTTACTTGGGAGAAATTAGACCGAGTAGAAGATATCAAACAAGCTTTTCAATTGTAA
- the rimK gene encoding 30S ribosomal protein S6--L-glutamate ligase, producing MVDKLIVGSEEWCSFSTLNIPAIKARVDSGAKTSALHAVNISAFEKDGEKWVKFDVNPLQNNGKTIIHCEAKMVDKRIVKSSSGSRESRYVIKTTLVLGETSWDIELTLTNRDSMGYRMLLGREAMGGRILVDPEKHFLLGQPTVEKLDEYYNKPKEAKSGLRIGLLASNPDLYSNQRIIEAGELRGHEMHFLNLKYCYMKLDANQPEIHYRGGRVLNDFDAVIPRIRPSMTYYGCALTRHFESLKVYSLNSAAAIAQSRDKLFSLQLLLNHGIDIPTTGFANSPLDTNDLIKMVGGSPLIVKLLEGTQGKGVVLAETKKAAESVINAFKSLNANILVQEFIKEANGKDIRCFVVDGKVVAAIQREAVPGEFRANIHLGGTASIIKVTPEEKRIAIRAAKAMNLKVAGVDIIRSAKGPLLLEVNSSPGLEGIEGATNKDIASEMIKAIEKQVKW from the coding sequence ATGGTAGATAAACTCATTGTTGGTAGTGAAGAATGGTGTTCTTTCTCTACATTAAATATCCCAGCGATTAAAGCTCGCGTAGATTCTGGAGCAAAGACTTCTGCTTTACATGCGGTAAACATTAGTGCTTTTGAAAAAGACGGTGAAAAATGGGTCAAGTTTGATGTAAATCCTTTACAAAATAATGGCAAGACCATTATACATTGTGAAGCCAAAATGGTGGATAAGAGAATCGTCAAAAGCTCTAGTGGATCTAGAGAATCTCGCTATGTTATCAAAACCACCCTTGTTTTGGGTGAAACTTCTTGGGATATTGAATTAACCCTAACCAATAGAGACTCTATGGGGTATCGCATGCTATTGGGACGAGAAGCGATGGGCGGTCGTATTTTAGTTGATCCTGAAAAGCACTTTTTATTGGGTCAACCGACAGTAGAAAAACTAGATGAATACTACAATAAACCCAAAGAAGCTAAAAGTGGCTTGAGAATTGGGTTATTAGCTAGTAATCCAGACTTATACAGTAACCAACGTATTATTGAAGCAGGAGAATTAAGAGGGCATGAAATGCACTTCTTAAACCTGAAATACTGTTACATGAAATTGGATGCGAATCAACCTGAAATTCACTATAGAGGGGGACGCGTATTGAATGATTTTGACGCCGTTATTCCACGTATTAGACCGAGTATGACGTACTATGGTTGTGCGTTAACGCGTCATTTCGAATCGCTAAAAGTATACAGTTTGAATAGCGCTGCAGCTATTGCACAATCGAGAGATAAATTATTCTCTTTGCAATTGCTTTTAAATCACGGAATTGACATTCCTACAACGGGATTTGCTAACTCTCCTTTGGACACAAACGACTTGATTAAAATGGTGGGTGGAAGTCCGCTAATTGTCAAATTATTAGAAGGTACACAAGGAAAAGGGGTCGTATTAGCAGAGACAAAGAAAGCAGCAGAAAGTGTAATCAATGCTTTCAAGAGCTTAAATGCCAATATTTTAGTTCAAGAATTCATCAAAGAAGCGAATGGAAAAGACATTCGTTGTTTTGTGGTGGATGGCAAAGTAGTTGCTGCGATTCAACGTGAAGCTGTTCCTGGAGAATTCAGAGCGAATATCCACTTAGGAGGAACTGCTTCAATCATCAAAGTAACTCCAGAGGAAAAACGCATTGCTATTCGCGCAGCGAAAGCGATGAATTTAAAAGTAGCGGGTGTTGATATCATTCGTTCAGCTAAGGGTCCTTTGTTGTTAGAAGTGAACTCTTCACCTGGATTGGAAGGTATTGAAGGCGCAACGAATAAAGATATTGCCTCTGAGATGATTAAAGCAATCGAAAAACAAGTTAAATGGTAA
- a CDS encoding M14 family metallopeptidase, whose translation MNEQQKASAYKVPTISGRYITNEKVEDFLSHLNHYFKVGVIGKSVENRSIHTVQFGQGKTKILMWSQMHGNESTTTKAVLDLLHYLNESKEEQIAKWAEQFTLTIVPILNPDGAFYYTRVNANQVDLNRDSVELSQPESKLLRQLLENIQPDFAFNLHDQRSIFGVGDTGKSAAISFLAPAFNAEREMNATRKKAVQLIVAMNEIAQEMAPGHVGRFDDGFNLNCIGDYAQAMGIPTILIEAGHWANDYQRENTRTLVCASLLRVLDVLAHTNGYEAYSPEVYFSLPENTKSFCDVELRSVIIPSSQRKIIVKIQYKEVLTDGSVKFCPIIVGIDKKESKFVHTLIEKDCILKSFLENPHDILDQNFEDVIALSVEEVNYLLLLY comes from the coding sequence ATGAACGAACAACAGAAAGCCAGCGCGTATAAAGTGCCAACAATTTCAGGACGATATATAACCAATGAAAAGGTGGAGGATTTCTTATCTCACTTAAACCATTACTTTAAGGTTGGTGTGATTGGGAAATCAGTTGAAAATAGATCGATTCATACCGTGCAGTTTGGTCAAGGAAAAACGAAAATTTTGATGTGGTCACAGATGCATGGAAATGAATCGACAACAACAAAAGCGGTGTTGGATTTACTTCATTATTTAAACGAATCTAAAGAAGAACAAATTGCAAAATGGGCGGAGCAATTTACCCTTACAATTGTTCCAATTTTAAATCCGGATGGGGCGTTTTATTATACACGAGTAAACGCAAATCAGGTCGATTTAAATCGAGATTCGGTTGAATTAAGTCAGCCCGAAAGTAAATTATTGCGACAATTATTGGAGAACATACAACCCGATTTTGCATTTAATTTACATGATCAACGCAGTATTTTTGGTGTAGGGGATACTGGAAAATCGGCTGCAATATCATTTTTAGCGCCCGCTTTTAATGCCGAAAGAGAGATGAATGCAACCCGAAAAAAGGCGGTACAATTAATTGTAGCGATGAATGAAATCGCACAAGAAATGGCTCCTGGACATGTGGGACGCTTTGATGATGGTTTTAATTTAAATTGTATTGGAGATTATGCGCAAGCAATGGGGATTCCTACTATATTAATAGAGGCAGGTCATTGGGCGAATGATTACCAGCGTGAAAATACCAGAACCTTAGTCTGTGCAAGTTTGTTGCGTGTATTGGATGTACTGGCTCATACTAATGGATATGAAGCCTATTCTCCTGAAGTTTACTTTTCACTCCCTGAGAATACAAAGAGCTTTTGTGACGTAGAATTGAGAAGTGTAATAATCCCATCTTCACAAAGAAAAATTATAGTGAAAATTCAATATAAAGAGGTATTAACGGATGGAAGTGTTAAATTTTGTCCTATTATTGTGGGTATTGATAAAAAAGAGAGTAAATTTGTGCATACATTAATAGAAAAAGATTGCATCTTGAAATCTTTCCTTGAGAACCCACACGATATTTTAGACCAAAATTTTGAGGATGTTATAGCGTTATCAGTCGAAGAGGTTAATTATTTATTATTATTGTACTGA
- a CDS encoding CNNM domain-containing protein, with protein sequence MTLLLIYLFLALTVSFICSIAEAVLLSTPLAFLHSKSDQGDTKAKALIHMKKDIDKPLSAILSLNTIAHTVGAAGVGAQATAVFGEAYFGVISALLTLLILVLTEIIPKTLGANYYKSLYSSTATTISSMVILCYPLVLLSSFLTKRLSKKQQESSISREELSSLASIGEQEGILEGKETKIIQNLIQLKDVSVSAIFTPRIMMIHADEELRLQEFLANKELLHFSRIPIYSGQTENIVGYVLRDLIFEHLADDQFDIQLKDLKRNILQFNERTSVLEAWTRLTEKHEHIAIITNEYGEVQGLLTLEDILETLLGFEIVDEKDKIVDLRQYAEERWKSKQRKYQFIENHKNVEE encoded by the coding sequence ATGACTTTATTATTAATTTATTTATTTTTAGCCTTAACGGTTTCTTTTATCTGCTCCATTGCAGAAGCAGTATTATTATCTACCCCTCTTGCGTTCCTGCATTCAAAATCAGATCAAGGGGATACCAAAGCAAAAGCTTTGATTCACATGAAAAAGGATATTGACAAACCTTTATCTGCCATCTTATCTTTAAATACCATTGCACACACTGTTGGAGCTGCTGGTGTTGGTGCACAAGCCACAGCCGTTTTTGGAGAGGCTTATTTTGGTGTTATCTCTGCCCTTCTAACCTTACTCATCTTAGTATTAACTGAGATTATCCCTAAAACATTGGGTGCAAACTATTATAAATCCTTGTATAGCTCAACCGCGACTACGATTTCTAGTATGGTTATTCTCTGCTATCCTTTAGTTTTACTTTCTTCTTTCTTAACCAAACGCTTAAGTAAAAAACAACAAGAATCAAGTATTAGCCGAGAAGAGTTATCGAGTTTAGCAAGTATTGGTGAACAAGAAGGGATATTGGAAGGAAAGGAAACGAAAATCATCCAAAACTTAATCCAACTCAAAGATGTTTCGGTTTCAGCCATCTTTACTCCTCGTATTATGATGATTCACGCAGATGAAGAGCTAAGGCTTCAAGAGTTTTTAGCAAATAAAGAATTGCTTCACTTTTCGCGTATTCCTATTTATAGTGGGCAAACAGAAAATATCGTGGGATATGTACTCCGCGACCTCATCTTTGAACACTTAGCAGACGATCAATTTGATATTCAACTAAAAGATCTAAAGCGAAACATCCTTCAGTTCAACGAGCGAACAAGCGTTTTAGAAGCTTGGACTCGATTGACGGAAAAACACGAACACATTGCCATCATTACCAATGAATACGGGGAAGTTCAGGGACTTCTAACGTTAGAAGATATCTTGGAAACTCTTTTAGGATTTGAAATTGTCGATGAAAAGGATAAAATTGTCGATTTGAGACAATACGCCGAAGAAAGATGGAAAAGCAAACAACGCAAATACCAGTTTATCGAAAATCATAAAAATGTTGAGGAATAG